The Heterodontus francisci isolate sHetFra1 unplaced genomic scaffold, sHetFra1.hap1 HAP1_SCAFFOLD_64, whole genome shotgun sequence genome window below encodes:
- the LOC137359115 gene encoding histone H3-like encodes MARTKQTARKSTGGKAPRKQLAAKAARKSAPATGGVKKSHRYRPGTVALRDIRRYQKSTELLIRKLPFQRLVREIAQDFKTDLRFQSSAVMALQDASKAYLVGLFEDTNLCVIHAKRVTIMPKDIQLARRLRGERA; translated from the coding sequence atggccagaaccaagcagacagcgcgcaaatcgaccggtgggaaagctccccgcaagcagctggctgccaaagcggcccgcaagagcgctccagccacgggcggagtgaagaagtctcaccgttacagacccggcactgtggctctgcgggatatccgccgctaccagaaatccaccgagctgctcatccgcaaactgcccttccagcgcctggtgcgagagatcgcgcaggacttcaagacagacctgcgcttccagagctcggccgtcatggccctgcaggatgCCAGcaaggcttacctggtggggctctttgaggacaccaacctgtgcgtcATTCACGcaaagcgagtcaccatcatgcccaaagacatccagctggcccgtcgTTTGCGCGGGGAACGCGCCTAA